From a region of the Cucumis sativus cultivar 9930 chromosome 6, Cucumber_9930_V3, whole genome shotgun sequence genome:
- the LOC101217520 gene encoding uncharacterized protein LOC101217520 isoform X1, which translates to MAPFGSDRVDIDRTDTEVFDGYLSPPTYSGEETDKTSYSSGTVDFYDDEFETQVVNLDGETQVVNHGETQVVNLDGETQVVEPVNDDFETQLVNPLEETQVFDVAYETQILSFCDETQLLDDPIPDCVKKMDFDTQILNDFDDEMAGDDFYDDEGTETTETNVDDNLPDDESAQRFHQSVEEKGQLTSSLEYDARKDLEVLPNTLPEKNCNSGPTRLSSLRTASLRASGLAAHCSAMKTRDAWPSVIIDKDKEKSSLKDSHVDRHNGLGQSSVNDGDSGNVKCRVGSSAVRKLFTDDYTPVGDFGDLPTKLDASDVDLHQLTACDGDGDQLAGLSYVDSQEPGDLTQDNALDFVEKFLKDNSMEFGLGVGMHKRNAMVQPKSVPNPRGQYNLASIVNCVRVVGESRVFDWDDNREDEGGGDIFRRRKEEFLTEPRKSKGRKLDLSGDKEASMSNQNMKSRLFCSDSRLELRKGKGNNGPSRESNIECKRNLSYKLDKENDGDPCRGELQNNGIQPDQLEEANVGFDTQMAAEAMEALFNDANIHELVHNETNQHLENGSTDSFRGSPSRKSYSSSKLRRSSRGHASSSEVAPMQSKIRNQKFSGVITKACGDEIVKLSNRSKKRDADAINGNENIGYDLKNACNKVQKRQNACNKVQKRLLRGKVVEVSPVACRTRHSIIVNQSKKAKIASSGCERSAAKVGSFIKKSSGDRGTRDFEAKRTKSLEAASKTLKMKSKGAKNDAKRSIGERGLCDMLAGEASLPGDLLGQTMNRRKRSCNVKKTRASLCLLSPPSNKNLKRPTVSRTGAEKAHGGTITADTNDQLSIEYSNRPNSVQQLNKKNDGCSVSSVVKTTPDESPSKRHKPSVTVCTSPSDNSMTPINSVSPVCMGSEYYKQSCKKNLSKSSLLKELRDLTSSGFVSRSCPTESRKRKDMTDVRVLYSQHLDEGIIKQQKKTLTRLGVTVVSSMAEATHFIADKFVRTRNMLEAIALGKLVVTHLWIDSCGQASCFIDEKNHILRDTKKEKEVGFSMPGSLACARQRPLLEGRRVLITPNTKPGIAIISSLVKVVKGQAVERIGRSMLKDDQIPDDLLVLSCEEDYNTCLPFLEKGAAVYSSELLLNGIVTQKLEFERHRIFVDHVKRTRSTIWLKKDGNKFQPVTKHQ; encoded by the exons ATGGCTCCCTTTGGGAGTGATCGCGTGGACATTGATCGTACGGATACCGAAGTATTTGACGGCTATCTTTCACCACCTACGTATTCTG GTGAGGAAACGGATAAAACTTCATATTCTTCAGGAACAGTTGATTTCTATGATGACGAGTTTGAAACTCAAGTAGTGAATCTTGATGGAGAAACTCAAGTAGTGAATCATGGAGAAACTCAAGTAGTGAATCTTGATGGAGAAACTCAAGTAGTGGAGCCTGTAAATGATGATTTTGAAACTCAATTAGTGAATCCCCTTGAAGAAACTCAAGTTTTTGATGTTGCATATGAAACTCAAATATTGAGTTTCTGTGATGAAACCCAGCTACTTGATGATCCCATTCCTGATTGCGTAAAGAAAATGGACTTTGACACTCAAATATTGAATGATTTTGATGATGAAATGGCTGGTGATGATTTTTATGATGATGAAGGAACAGAGACAACTGAAACTAATGTTGATGACAATCTACCTGATGATGAATCAGCCCAAAGGTTTCATCAATCAGTGGAGGAGAAGGGTCAATTGACTTCTTCTCTTGAATATGATGCAAGGAAAGATTTAGAGGTGCTACCGAATACATTGCCcgaaaaaaattgtaactcAG GGCCCACACGACTATCTTCATTGCGAACAGCCTCTTTGCGTGCCTCTGGTTTAGCAGCCCATTGTTCTGCCATGAAAACTAGAGATGCTTGGCCTTCTGTTATAATTGACaaggataaagaaaaatcatccTTAAAAGACAGTCATGTTGACCGGCATAACGGTCTTGGGCAATCTAGTGTGAATGATGGAGATTCAGGTAATGTTAAGTGCAGGGTTGGGAGTTCAGCAGTGAGAAAGCTTTTTACAGATGATTATACCCCTGTGGGAGATTTTGGAGATCTTCCCACAAAGCTTGATGCTAGTGACGTTGACCTACATCAGTTGACTGCCTGTGATGGCGATGGTGATCAGTTGGCAGGGTTAAGTTATGTCGACTCTCAAGAACCTGGGGATTTAACACAAGACAATGCTCttgattttgttgaaaagTTTCTTAAAGATAATTCTATGGAGTTTGGTCTAGGTGTAGGTATGCATAAACGGAATGCTATGGTGCAACCAAAGTCGGTTCCTAATCCAAGAGGACAATATAATCTTGCTAGCATTGTTAACTGTGTAAGAGTAGTTGGGGAATCAAGAGTTTTTGACTGGGACGATAATCGAGAAGATGAAGGAGGTGGTGATATTTTCcgcagaagaaaagaagagtttTTGACCGAACCTCGAAAATcgaaaggaagaaaattagaCCTGAGCGGTGATAAGGAAGCATCTATGAGTAACCAAAATATGAAATCAAGATTATTTTGTTCTGATTCTCGTCTAGAgttgagaaaaggaaaagggaataATGGGCCATCCCGAGAATCCAATATCGAATGCAAAAGGAATCTATCCTATAAGTTGGACAAGGAGAATGATGGTGATCCATGTAGGGGAGAGTTGCAAAACAATGGCATCCAGCCTGATCAACTAGAAGAAGCTAATGTAGGTTTTGATACTCAGATGGCAGCAGAGGCAATGGAAGCATTATTCAATGATGCGAATATCCATGAGTTAGTTCATAATGAAACAAATCAACATTTGGAAAATGGTTCAACAGATTCTTTCAGAGGTTCTCCTTCTAGAAAGTCATACTCAAGCTCGAAATTGAGACGATCCTCGAGGGGACATGCCTCTAGTTCCGAGGTTGCTCCTATGCAATCTAAGATAAGAAACCAGAAGTTTTCTGGAGTTATCACGAAAGCGTGTGGAGATGAGATAGTGAAATTGTCGAACAGGAGTAAGAAAAGAGATGCTGATGCAATCAATGGGAATGAAAACATTGGCTATGACttaaaaaatgcatgtaaCAAGGTTCAGAAGCGGCAAAATGCATGTAACAAGGTTCAGAAGCGGCTTTTACGTGGAAAAGTTGTTGAGGTTTCACCTGTTGCATGTCGAACTAGGCATTCAATAATTgtaaatcaatcaaaaaagGCTAAAATTGCATCTAGTGGTTGTGAACGGTCAGCTGCAAAGGTAGGTTCGTTTATCAAGAAAAGTAGTGGTGATCGGGGCACTAGGGATTTTGAagcaaaaagaacaaaatctCTAGAGGCAGCGTCCAAGACTCTCAAGATGAAGTCAAAAGGTGCCAAAAACGATGCAAAAAGGTCCATAGGAGAACGAGGATTGTGTGATATGTTAGCTGGTGAGGCAAGTCTGCCTGGTGATCTACTTGGACAAACTATGAATAGGCGCAAGAGGTCATGTAATGTGAAGAAAACACGAGCCTCATTATGTCTTCTTTCACCCccttcaaataaaaacttaaaaagacCAACCGTCAGCAGAACGGGTGCAGAAAAAGCTCATGGTGGAACTATAACTGCTGATACGAATGATCAATTGTCCATTGAATATTCCAATCGACCAAATTCCGTTCAGcagttaaataaaaagaatgatgGATGTTCAGTTTCTTCTGTTGTAAAGACTACGCCAGATGAATCTCCTAGTAAAAGGCACAAACCATCTGTCACGGTTTGTACTAGTCCATCTGATAACTCTATGACACCTATAAATTCTGTATCACCTGTTTGTATGGGCAGTGAATATTACAAACAATCATGCAAAAAGAACCTCTCAAAATCAAGTCTTTTGAAAGAACTTCGTGATTTAACTTCTTCGGGTTTTGTATCGAGATCTTGTCCAACTGAatcaagaaagagaaaagatatGACTGATGTTCGAGTCTTGTATAGCCAACACCTTGACGAGGGCATAATCAAACAGCAAAAGAAG ACATTGACTCGCCTAGGGGTTACTGTGGTATCCTCCATGGCTGAGGCAACACATTTCATAGCGGATAAATTTGTACGGACGAGGAATATGTTAGAAGCCATTGCTCTGGGCAAGCTTGTGGTGACACACCTATGGATTGATAGTTGTGGACAGGCAAGCTGCTTCATCGACGAAAAAAATCATATCCTTCGAGACACgaaaaaggagaaggaagTTGGATTTAGCATGCCAGGTTCGTTGGCGTGTGCTCGCCAGCGTCCTCTTCTAGAG GGCCGACGAGTGTTGATTACGCCAAATACAAAGCCTGGGATAGCCATCATTTCAAGCTTGGTCAAGGTGGTAAAGGGTCAA GCAGTAGAGAGGATCGGGAGGTCTATGCTGAAAGATGATCAAATTCCAGATGATTTGTTAGTTTTGTCGTGTGAAGAAGATTACAATACGTGCTTGCCTTTTCTCGAAAAAG GCGCTGCAGTGTATAGCTCTGAGCTGCTACTTAATGGGATTGTAACGCAGAAGCTTGAGTTTGAAAG GCACCGTATTTTTGTAGATCACGTCAAGAGGACTCGTTCAACAATATGGCTCAAGAAAGACGGCAATAAGTTCCAACCTGTTACCAAACATCAATGA
- the LOC101217520 gene encoding uncharacterized protein LOC101217520 isoform X2 translates to MAPFGSDRVDIDRTDTEVFDGYLSPPTYSGEETDKTSYSSGTVDFYDDEFETQVVNLDGETQVVNHGETQVVNLDGETQVVEPVNDDFETQLVNPLEETQVFDVAYETQILSFCDETQLLDDPIPDCVKKMDFDTQILNDFDDEMAGDDFYDDEGTETTETNVDDNLPDDESAQRFHQSVEEKGQLTSSLEYDARKDLEVLPNTLPEKNCNSGPTRLSSLRTASLRASGLAAHCSAMKTRDAWPSVIIDKDKEKSSLKDSHVDRHNGLGQSSVNDGDSGNVKCRVGSSAVRKLFTDDYTPVGDFGDLPTKLDASDVDLHQLTACDGDGDQLAGLSYVDSQEPGDLTQDNALDFVEKFLKDNSMEFGLGVGMHKRNAMVQPKSVPNPRGQYNLASIVNCVRVVGESRVFDWDDNREDEGGGDIFRRRKEEFLTEPRKSKGRKLDLSGDKEASMSNQNMKSRLFCSDSRLELRKGKGNNGPSRESNIECKRNLSYKLDKENDGDPCRGELQNNGIQPDQLEEANVGFDTQMAAEAMEALFNDANIHELVHNETNQHLENGSTDSFRGSPSRKSYSSSKLRRSSRGHASSSEVAPMQSKIRNQKFSGVITKACGDEIVKLSNRSKKRDADAINGNENIGYDLKNACNKVQKRQNACNKVQKRLLRGKVVEVSPVACRTRHSIIVNQSKKAKIASSGCERSAAKVGSFIKKSSGDRGTRDFEAKRTKSLEAASKTLKMKSKGAKNDAKRSIGERGLCDMLAGEASLPGDLLGQTMNRRKRSCNVKKTRASLCLLSPPSNKNLKRPTVSRTGAEKAHGGTITADTNDQLSIEYSNRPNSVQQLNKKNDGCSVSSVVKTTPDESPSKRHKPSVTVCTSPSDNSMTPINSVSPVCMGSEYYKQSCKKNLSKSSLLKELRDLTSSGFVSRSCPTESRKRKDMTDVRVLYSQHLDEGIIKQQKKTLTRLGVTVVSSMAEATHFIADKFVRTRNMLEAIALGKLVVTHLWIDSCGQASCFIDEKNHILRDTKKEKEVGFSMPGSLACARQRPLLEGRRVLITPNTKPGIAIISSLVKVVKGQAVERIGRSMLKDDQIPDDLLVLSCEEDYNTCLPFLEKGAAVYSSELLLNGIVTQKLEFERSRQEDSFNNMAQERRQ, encoded by the exons ATGGCTCCCTTTGGGAGTGATCGCGTGGACATTGATCGTACGGATACCGAAGTATTTGACGGCTATCTTTCACCACCTACGTATTCTG GTGAGGAAACGGATAAAACTTCATATTCTTCAGGAACAGTTGATTTCTATGATGACGAGTTTGAAACTCAAGTAGTGAATCTTGATGGAGAAACTCAAGTAGTGAATCATGGAGAAACTCAAGTAGTGAATCTTGATGGAGAAACTCAAGTAGTGGAGCCTGTAAATGATGATTTTGAAACTCAATTAGTGAATCCCCTTGAAGAAACTCAAGTTTTTGATGTTGCATATGAAACTCAAATATTGAGTTTCTGTGATGAAACCCAGCTACTTGATGATCCCATTCCTGATTGCGTAAAGAAAATGGACTTTGACACTCAAATATTGAATGATTTTGATGATGAAATGGCTGGTGATGATTTTTATGATGATGAAGGAACAGAGACAACTGAAACTAATGTTGATGACAATCTACCTGATGATGAATCAGCCCAAAGGTTTCATCAATCAGTGGAGGAGAAGGGTCAATTGACTTCTTCTCTTGAATATGATGCAAGGAAAGATTTAGAGGTGCTACCGAATACATTGCCcgaaaaaaattgtaactcAG GGCCCACACGACTATCTTCATTGCGAACAGCCTCTTTGCGTGCCTCTGGTTTAGCAGCCCATTGTTCTGCCATGAAAACTAGAGATGCTTGGCCTTCTGTTATAATTGACaaggataaagaaaaatcatccTTAAAAGACAGTCATGTTGACCGGCATAACGGTCTTGGGCAATCTAGTGTGAATGATGGAGATTCAGGTAATGTTAAGTGCAGGGTTGGGAGTTCAGCAGTGAGAAAGCTTTTTACAGATGATTATACCCCTGTGGGAGATTTTGGAGATCTTCCCACAAAGCTTGATGCTAGTGACGTTGACCTACATCAGTTGACTGCCTGTGATGGCGATGGTGATCAGTTGGCAGGGTTAAGTTATGTCGACTCTCAAGAACCTGGGGATTTAACACAAGACAATGCTCttgattttgttgaaaagTTTCTTAAAGATAATTCTATGGAGTTTGGTCTAGGTGTAGGTATGCATAAACGGAATGCTATGGTGCAACCAAAGTCGGTTCCTAATCCAAGAGGACAATATAATCTTGCTAGCATTGTTAACTGTGTAAGAGTAGTTGGGGAATCAAGAGTTTTTGACTGGGACGATAATCGAGAAGATGAAGGAGGTGGTGATATTTTCcgcagaagaaaagaagagtttTTGACCGAACCTCGAAAATcgaaaggaagaaaattagaCCTGAGCGGTGATAAGGAAGCATCTATGAGTAACCAAAATATGAAATCAAGATTATTTTGTTCTGATTCTCGTCTAGAgttgagaaaaggaaaagggaataATGGGCCATCCCGAGAATCCAATATCGAATGCAAAAGGAATCTATCCTATAAGTTGGACAAGGAGAATGATGGTGATCCATGTAGGGGAGAGTTGCAAAACAATGGCATCCAGCCTGATCAACTAGAAGAAGCTAATGTAGGTTTTGATACTCAGATGGCAGCAGAGGCAATGGAAGCATTATTCAATGATGCGAATATCCATGAGTTAGTTCATAATGAAACAAATCAACATTTGGAAAATGGTTCAACAGATTCTTTCAGAGGTTCTCCTTCTAGAAAGTCATACTCAAGCTCGAAATTGAGACGATCCTCGAGGGGACATGCCTCTAGTTCCGAGGTTGCTCCTATGCAATCTAAGATAAGAAACCAGAAGTTTTCTGGAGTTATCACGAAAGCGTGTGGAGATGAGATAGTGAAATTGTCGAACAGGAGTAAGAAAAGAGATGCTGATGCAATCAATGGGAATGAAAACATTGGCTATGACttaaaaaatgcatgtaaCAAGGTTCAGAAGCGGCAAAATGCATGTAACAAGGTTCAGAAGCGGCTTTTACGTGGAAAAGTTGTTGAGGTTTCACCTGTTGCATGTCGAACTAGGCATTCAATAATTgtaaatcaatcaaaaaagGCTAAAATTGCATCTAGTGGTTGTGAACGGTCAGCTGCAAAGGTAGGTTCGTTTATCAAGAAAAGTAGTGGTGATCGGGGCACTAGGGATTTTGAagcaaaaagaacaaaatctCTAGAGGCAGCGTCCAAGACTCTCAAGATGAAGTCAAAAGGTGCCAAAAACGATGCAAAAAGGTCCATAGGAGAACGAGGATTGTGTGATATGTTAGCTGGTGAGGCAAGTCTGCCTGGTGATCTACTTGGACAAACTATGAATAGGCGCAAGAGGTCATGTAATGTGAAGAAAACACGAGCCTCATTATGTCTTCTTTCACCCccttcaaataaaaacttaaaaagacCAACCGTCAGCAGAACGGGTGCAGAAAAAGCTCATGGTGGAACTATAACTGCTGATACGAATGATCAATTGTCCATTGAATATTCCAATCGACCAAATTCCGTTCAGcagttaaataaaaagaatgatgGATGTTCAGTTTCTTCTGTTGTAAAGACTACGCCAGATGAATCTCCTAGTAAAAGGCACAAACCATCTGTCACGGTTTGTACTAGTCCATCTGATAACTCTATGACACCTATAAATTCTGTATCACCTGTTTGTATGGGCAGTGAATATTACAAACAATCATGCAAAAAGAACCTCTCAAAATCAAGTCTTTTGAAAGAACTTCGTGATTTAACTTCTTCGGGTTTTGTATCGAGATCTTGTCCAACTGAatcaagaaagagaaaagatatGACTGATGTTCGAGTCTTGTATAGCCAACACCTTGACGAGGGCATAATCAAACAGCAAAAGAAG ACATTGACTCGCCTAGGGGTTACTGTGGTATCCTCCATGGCTGAGGCAACACATTTCATAGCGGATAAATTTGTACGGACGAGGAATATGTTAGAAGCCATTGCTCTGGGCAAGCTTGTGGTGACACACCTATGGATTGATAGTTGTGGACAGGCAAGCTGCTTCATCGACGAAAAAAATCATATCCTTCGAGACACgaaaaaggagaaggaagTTGGATTTAGCATGCCAGGTTCGTTGGCGTGTGCTCGCCAGCGTCCTCTTCTAGAG GGCCGACGAGTGTTGATTACGCCAAATACAAAGCCTGGGATAGCCATCATTTCAAGCTTGGTCAAGGTGGTAAAGGGTCAA GCAGTAGAGAGGATCGGGAGGTCTATGCTGAAAGATGATCAAATTCCAGATGATTTGTTAGTTTTGTCGTGTGAAGAAGATTACAATACGTGCTTGCCTTTTCTCGAAAAAG GCGCTGCAGTGTATAGCTCTGAGCTGCTACTTAATGGGATTGTAACGCAGAAGCTTGAGTTTGAAAG ATCACGTCAAGAGGACTCGTTCAACAATATGGCTCAAGAAAGACGGCAATAA
- the LOC101214527 gene encoding uncharacterized protein LOC101214527, with translation MDCNKDEAIKAREIAEKKMEGKDFTGARKLVLKAQQLNPDAEYISQMLMVCDVHCAAEKKLFGNEMDWYGILQIEQTANEATIRKQYRKYALLLHPDKNKFIGAEAAFKLVGEAQRVLLDHEKRRMHDMRRKPAIPFRPPHRAASTFNVGVQANYRSNFTTFIPQPPPPPQPQGHSGFGHNRSTFWTVCPFCSVRYQYYKEVVNRSLCCQNCKKPFVAYDMELQGAHPQPMSNLNQTSFFPQQNSFNHRAEMGRPGNSQSEKRRGKRNTSVAASEKFNGKKRRKQTSESSESCDTESSLDTDENGVTDDDSSRKDIGHSGDHRPRRSSRRRQKISYNENGSDDDNDVEITHKRPRRRKSSIVSDDEDIEEVSVAVDDDQTKTNKPENHCSEEDLSRRSKGSKENHKETTDQDVSQGSMESAGDPDSNLLSCSDPDFHDFDQLRNRECFTLGQIWAMYDDIDTMPRFYAWIKKVFPSGFKVQITWLEPEASVDGRRKCVDKEMPVSCGEFVFGATETMTDCDSMFSHAVAWDKGYHKDSFRIYPRKGEIWALFKNWDKKSECDSNGQYEYEFVEILSEFTEEAGIDVALLAKVKGFSCLFCRMVKVGEKSFQVPAAELFRFSHRVPSFPLTGDEREGVPRGSFELDPAALPPNLPEIILPEHIKEVDSDTRRSTLPMMGSNGEASTHEAAADTNSNLRSEGDDGIAAVASPSEAYEIPDPEFHNFDLEKSIEKFRIGQVWSLYSDEDALPRYYGLIKKVTREPFEVKLTWLVSSTLPSDTVKWHDKQMPISCGRFTIQRRTPMHRCTTIDSFSHLLRTDPAPNNAFSISPRIGEVWALYKNWTPELRCSDLDNCEYDIAEVIDDDDLQKEVMFLKRVDGYNSVFKAQTKNDGSTLTMLITDAEILRFSHQIPAFRLTEERGGSLRGCLELDPAALPVYYFC, from the coding sequence ATGGATTGTAACAAAGATGAAGCCATTAAAGCAAGGGAAATTGctgagaagaaaatggaaggcaAAGATTTCACAGGGGCTCGTAAGCTTGTTCTCAAGGCGCAACAGTTAAATCCTGATGCAGAGTATATTTCACAAATGCTTATGGTTTGTGACGTGCATTGTGCGGCAGAGAAGAAATTGTTTGGTAATGAGATGGATTGGTATGGCATCCTTCAGATTGAGCAAACGGCAAATGAGGCGACAATCAGGAAGCAATACCGGAAGTATGCTCTTCTACTTCATCctgataaaaacaaattcattggTGCAGAAGCTGCTTTCAAGTTGGTTGGTGAAGCTCAGAGAGTGCTGTTGGACCATGAGAAACGTCGAATGCATGATATGAGACGCAAGCCAGCAATACCATTTCGACCTCCCCATAGAGCCGCTTCAACCTTTAATGTTGGAGTTCAAGCTAATTACAGAAGCAACTTTACAACCTTCATTCCTCAACCTCCACCACCTCCTCAACCGCAAGGACATTCGGGGTTCGGTCATAATCGTTCAACTTTTTGGACTGTTTGTCCATTTTGTTCAGTAAGGTACCAGTACTATAAAGAAGTGGTTAATAGATCACTTTGCTGTCAGAATTGCAAGAAGCCCTTTGTTGCATATGATATGGAACTACAAGGGGCTCACCCTCAGCCTATGTCCAACTTGAACCAGACATCATTTTTTCCGCAGCAGAATTCCTTCAATCACAGGGCTGAGATGGGACGCCCGGGAAACTCTCAGTCTGAGAAGCGTCGAGGGAAACGCAACACCTCGGTTGCTGCTTCAGAAAAGTTCAATGgtaagaaaagaaggaagcaAACTTCTGAATCTAGTGAGAGTTGTGATACAGAAAGCAGCTTAGATACAGATGAAAATGGTGTAACTGATGATGATAGCAGCAGAAAGGATATTGGACACTCTGGAGACCACCGTCCAAGAAGATCTAGTCGACGAAGGCAGAAGATTTCTTACAATGAGAATGGAAGTGATGATGACAACGACGTTGAGATCACTCACAAAAGACCAAGGAGAAGAAAATCATCTATTGTTTCAGATGACGAGGATATTGAGGAAGTATCTGTTGCTGTGGATGATGATCAGACAAAGACAAATAAGCCAGAAAATCATTGCTCTGAAGAGGATTTATCACGGAGAAGCAAGGGAAGTAAGGAGAACCATAAAGAAACAACAGATCAGGATGTTTCTCAGGGAAGCATGGAGTCAGCTGGTGATCCTGACTCTAATTTGCTTTCATGTTCTGATCCCGATTTTCATGATTTTGATCAGCTGCGGAACCGAGAATGTTTTACTCTTGGGCAGATCTGGGCTATGTATGATGATATTGATACTATGCCTAGATTCTATGCTTGGATAAAAAAGGTGTTTCCTTCTGGattcaaagttcaaatcaCTTGGCTAGAGCCAGAAGCATCTGTTGATGGCCGAAGAAAATGTGTTGATAAAGAAATGCCAGTTTCTTGCGGTGAGTTTGTGTTTGGAGCAACTGAAACCATGACAGATTGTGATTCGATGTTTTCTCATGCTGTTGCATGGGACAAAGGCTACCATAAAGACAGTTTCAGGATTTATCCAAGGAAAGGGGAAATTTGGGCTCTCTTCAAGAATTGGGATAAGAAAAGTGAGTGCGATTCCAATGGTCAATATGAGTATGAGTTTGTTGAGATATTGTCGGAATTTACTGAAGAAGCTGGTATTGATGTAGCACTCTTAGCTAAGGTAAAAGGTTTTTCTTGTCTCTTTTGTCGAATGGTCAAGGTAGgagaaaaatcatttcaagTCCCTGCGGCtgaattgtttagattttcgcatcgggttccttcgttTCCACTCACTGGTGATGAAAGAGAGGGTGTCCCAAGAGGTTCTTTTGAACTGGATCCAGCTGCTCTTCCCCCCAATCTTCCAGAGATCATCCTTCCTGAGCATATAAAAGAGGTGGATTCTGATACTCGTCGAAGCACATTGCCCATGATGGGCTCTAATGGAGAAGCCAGCACCCATGAAGCTGCTGCTGATACTAACAGCAATCTCCGGTCTGAGGGTGATGACGGTATTGCAGCTGTAGCTTCGCCAAGTGAGGCTTATGAGATTCCAGATCCTGAATTTCACAACTTTGATCTTGAGAAGTCTATTGAGAAGTTTAGGATTGGTCAGGTCTGGTCACTGTACAGCGACGAGGATGCCTTACCGAGGTACTATGGTCTCATCAAGAAAGTAACCCGTGAACCGTTCGAAGTGAAGTTGACTTGGCTGGTGTCCTCTACACTTCCAAGCGACACAGTCAAATGGCACGATAAACAAATGCCGATTTCTTGTGGGAGATTTACAATTCAAAGGAGGACTCCTATGCACCGTTGCACTACCATTGACTCCTTTTCACATCTGCTTAGAACTGATCCTGCTCCTAATAATGCCTTCTCAATCTCTCCTAGAATTGGTGAAGTTTGGGCATTATACAAGAACTGGACTCCCGAACTCAGGTGTTCGGATTTGGATAATTGTGAATACGATATAGCAGAAGTCATAGATGATGACGATTTACAAAAAGAAGTTATGTTCTTGAAACGCGTCGATGGTTATAACTCAGTCTTCAAGGCTCAAACCAAAAATGATGGTTCCACGCTCACTATGTTAATTACCGATGCCGAAATTCTTCGATTCTCCCACCAGATACCTGCTTTTCGGTTGACAGAAGAACGGGGTGGTAGCTTGAGAGGCTGCTTGGAACTTGATCCTGCCGCTTTACcagtatattatttttgttga
- the LOC105435762 gene encoding classical arabinogalactan protein 25 produces the protein MASFWYCSAVIMVFMASPLLALPSVPNPKPSSPFQELSPEIAPLLPSTGDKIPSATGSSIPTIPSNPSPPNPDDFEALGPDSSALSPFGLPGSFAPPNSLPCYSNWLLLLLNGLALLTFSMHLH, from the coding sequence ATGGCCTCCTTTTGGTATTGTTCAGCAGTCATTATGGTTTTCATGGCCTCACCATTGCTTGCTTTACCATCTGTACCCAATCCAAAACCCAGCTCGCCTTTTCAAGAACTCTCCCCTGAAATTGCTCCATTATTGCCTTCTACTGGTGATAAGATTCCCTCTGCAACTGGTTCTTCTATTCCCACCATTCCTTCCAACCCCAGCCCTCCAAATCCAGATGACTTCGAAGCTCTTGGCCCTGATTCCTCTGCCCTTTCGCCATTTGGCCTCCCAGGTTCCTTTGCACCTCCTAATTCCTTGCCTTGCTATTCAAAttggcttcttcttcttctcaatgGCTTAGCACTACTTACCTTCTCTATGCACTTACATTGA
- the LOC101217997 gene encoding acyl carrier protein 1, chloroplastic: MFSIAGSSVSMPSLSASLNRSQVTSGRISGLKLVPAPLGKAIFPLRRNYRLGSLQVCCAAKPETVDKVVEIVRKQLALAEDSKVNGESKFTDLGADSLDTVEIVMGLEEEFKISVEEESAQSITTVQEAADLIEDLISKDSA; this comes from the exons ATGTTCTCCATCGCCGGATCTTCGGTTTCCATGCCTTCTCTATCCGCTTCACTCAATCGAAGCCAG GTGACTAGCGGCCGAATCTCAGGTTTGAAATTAGTTCCCGCGCCTTTAGGCAAGGCCATTTTTCCCTTGCGAAGGAACTACAGGCTGGGAAGCCTTCAGGTTTGCTGTGCG GCGAAACCAGAGACAGTGGACAAGGTGGTTGAAATTGTGAGGAAACAGCTTGCTTTAGCTGAAGATTCTAAGGTCAATGGAGAATCTAAGTTTACTGACCTCGGTGCTGATTCTCTTGATACG GTCGAGATAGTGATGGGACTGGAAGAGGAATTTAAGATCAGCGTTGAGGAAGAGAGTGCCCAAAGCATCACTACCGTCCAGGAGGCTGCCGACCTCATTGAGGACCTCATTTCTAAGGATTCTGCCtaa